A DNA window from Vicia villosa cultivar HV-30 ecotype Madison, WI unplaced genomic scaffold, Vvil1.0 ctg.001937F_1_1_3, whole genome shotgun sequence contains the following coding sequences:
- the LOC131637184 gene encoding cysteine-rich receptor-like protein kinase 10: MSPEYAMLGQFSEKSDVFSFGVIVLEIITVKRNISPYDPNHVAEGLTSYVWRQWINENPLIILDSKIENYSLIEVIKCIQIGLLCVQENPNARPTMSNVVSYLNSHSPELPSPQEPAFFIHSRINQEVTSQMESSSTNNFVSYSVNEISMSEVYPRQ; encoded by the exons ATGTCTCCAGAGTATGCAATGCTTGGACAATTTTCTGAGAAGTCAGATGTTTTTAGTTTTGGTGTCATTGTTTTAGAGATTATTACTGTAAAAAGAAATATAAGTCCTTATGATCCAAATCATGTTGCGGAAGGCCTCACAAGTTAT GTATGGAGACAATGGATAAATGAAAATCCATTAATCATATTGGattcaaaaatagaaaattattctCTTATTGAAGTTATTAAGTGCATACAAATTGGTTTGTTATGTGTTCAAGAAAATCCAAATGCCAGACCAACAATGTCAAATGTTGTTTCATATCTTAACAGTCATTCCCCAGAATTACCATCACCACAAGAACCAGCATTTTTCATACACAGCAGAATCAATCAAGAAGTAACATCACAAATGGAATCAAGTTCTACCAATAATTTTGTATCATATTCTGTTAACGAGATATCTATGAGTGAAGTTTATCCTCGACAATAG